Proteins from one Cryptomeria japonica chromosome 4, Sugi_1.0, whole genome shotgun sequence genomic window:
- the LOC131065462 gene encoding uncharacterized protein LOC131065462, with amino-acid sequence MCRTMGKNKRGTNEQREETKERQRERMKRLREGHVYAVIADENNEEGTNYFLCRCIEAKKKLTSIVVDGEGIEYPIESVVVSGTWLRRYHVVVSSCIETS; translated from the exons atgtgtaggacaatgggaaagaataagagaggaacaaatgaacaaagagaggaaacaaaggaaagacaaagggagcgtatgaagagattacgtgaag gtcatgtatatgcagttattgcggatgagaacaacgaagaaggaacaaattactttttgtgtcgttgtattgaggccaaaaagaaattgacttctatagtggttgatggagagggtattgagtacccaatagaaTCTGTTGTTGTGTCAGGGACATGGCTGAGAAGGTACcacgttgttgtgtcgagttgtattgagacctcttaa